The genomic interval AAAGAAATTTGATCGTTGTTATTAGTGATCTTCACATGGGGGCAGATTTAACCTATGCGGAAATCAACACAAATTTAGTTCCCCTTAAGCATTTTCTAGAACGGATCGAAACATCCTCTAACGTCAAGGAGCTTGTTGTTAATGGCGACTTGCTTGATGAATGGTTTGTTCCTGCAACGGTAGATACTTATGAGGGGTATAATCAGTTTGATTTTGTTGAACGTATAGCGGCAGCTAATAAAGATGTAATTGCGGTATTTAATAGGATTATTTTTGCCGGAAAAATAACAGTAACTTACGTGCCCGGAAATCATGACTTAACTATTACCGCTGCAAATGTTGAAAACATTCTACCCGGTATAGTTCAGGCTCGTGATGCTGGGCTGTTGGGTCTAGGAACATATTCGCCAACTGGTTGTCCTCAAGTTGCGATTGAACACGGTCATCGCTATAATTTCTTTTGTGCTCCTGATTCTATTTCGAATCAAGTTGCCGCGCCAGGAACTATAATGCCTCCAGGATATTTCTTTACAAGAATTGCGGCATTGCACGTAGTTCAGAAATGCACGAATGGAGCTGATGTTGTACCAACTGTCACAGATCCGCTAACTACTGTAAGCCAAAATTTATTATATAAATATTGGCAGCAGTGGAAATGGGCGTTAGGCGTATTTTCTATAAAAAACCTTTTTAGCGATAGTATTATCGTGACAAACGTTAATGGTTTCACCGCGACATATTCTGTTAATGATCTGCTTCCTTCTCAACCTGGTGGGGTAGGGCCAATTTCGGTGAATCTTTATAATGGAATTCAGGATAACTGGGCTGCAAGGTGTGTTCTAAATAATGTTCCTGTGCCGCTTGATGCTGGTAACGCAATTGATAAAAGTGCTTCGGCGGCTGAAACAGATCGTATGTCAAGCGTTCAGTATTTTATGAATGCCGGTTCTGATAAAAGAATTGTTGTTTTTGGGCATAGCCATGTTCCTACATTATTTTCATCTAAAAACTATAAAGACGAAAAGACAATTTATGTGAATTCAGGGACATGGATTGATCATAATCCAAACAGAACAACTACAAACTTTGTTGTAATAACTCCTCAGAGTTCTGAAGAGTCTTCACAAACTAGTGTCGTTCTATATAATTTTGAAAATGAATATGTAACTGAAATGGCTAGAGAGTCAGTGCGTGTTTAGTTCAGAACATTAAAGCTAATTATTCAGTTAAATGTTTATGTTCGAATATGAATAATTAAAGTCTAGCCCTATAACTGGCGGGACTTTAATTGTTAAACCTTTCCATCTGATCAATATGACAAAAATGCCGAAAACAAACTCACCGCAAGCCCCTAATAACTCTCTAACTATATACTTCAACACGATTTCTGCCATTTTGTTTGGCTGTGTATAAAGCTTTGTCCGCAGCAGCGATTAGTCCCGCGGCAGAGGTTATGGTTTGTATATATTGGTGCTGATAAGCAAGTCTATTTTTTTAGCTGTACCCATGCCTCAATCATTTTTCTTTTGATGCGTGGGCTGATGTTTTTAATAACTTCACTGTTTTTGAGTTTTTTTTCTGTTGGGTAAATGATCTCGTTTTCCAGCATAGTCTTGGGAATAAGTTTACGGTCTTCAGCATTTGGAGTTGCAAATTCAAGTTCAAATGCGGCTTTTGCACTGTTTTGTGCTTCAGAAAGATAATTTATAAAGTCGTACGCCAGCTCAGGATATTTTGTATGAGAGGAAACAACCATGTAGTCTACCCATATTTCACCGCCCTCTTTGGGGAGGACGTAGCGTATGTCCGGGTTTCTTTTTTGGAGTAATAGGGCGTCTCCGTTCCACGCTTGTCCCATCCATGTCTCACCTGAGACAATCCCGGAATCTGCATTGGTTTTGAAGTATCCATAAGTTTGCACATATGGTTCTTGTTTTTTTTAAATGTCGATTGCAGCATCCATAGCTTCAGGGTTTTCAGAGTTAATTGAGTATCCAAGACCTTTCAGAGCCAGTCCGATACCCAGACGATGGATATCTAAAACCATAATTTTACCGCGCCATGCTTCTTTCGGCTGGTAAAACTGCATCCAGCTGGAAATATCTTCACCTATTAAATCTGAACGGTAAACAATGCCTACTGTTCCCCATAAATATGGAACAGCATATTGTTTAGTGTCGGGCCATGCTTCAACCCATCTTTTATCCATGTGTACAAGGCTTGGAACTTTATTTGTTCCGATCGGGCGAATCCAGTTTTGGCGTGAGTAGGGGGTAACATCATTGCCGTTTATCATGATTATATCGTAGCCTTTGCCCCCTTTACGCATAACGTTTTCATCACGTTCATCAGATGACTGAAAATATTCCTGACGAATTGTGCAATTGCGGGTCTTTTCAAAATTTTCAACAATCCCTTCGCCTACGTATGCAGTCCAATTATAAAATACCAGTTCCGGTTTTTCGTCTGCTGACGCAGGTACAAATCCGATAAATGTATAGGCGGCAGTAAATATGATAAGCAGTGTAAAAAAAAAGTTGAGTCGTTTTTTCTGGCTGAACATAAATATTTATCCTTATGAATTAAAGCATTCTCAGCTATAAAAAAAACTTTTTATTAAATTAAAAACAACAGGCTTCTCCCAGAGTAAGGCAGATGAAGGCGATAAGCTTGGTGCACCAGCAAAGGACGCGTCAAGGATGTCGGTATTTGCAGAGTGAATTGAAAAGAGTCTTGAGAAAGATAAAATCTCTGATTAAAGCTTGATCTCTTTTTGGTTTAAACTTAAAACAATTTTGTTGCCAACAATTATGTTGCCACTTGTTTTGTTGTCAGCGTAGCGACTATTAAAAGTAAACCTCATGAAGGAAATGTTATGGAAGATGAACTTGTAGGAGAAATCGGAAACTACGTTACCGGCGATAGGTTCTGGGGGCGAGAAGACGAGCTTGAGCTTTTACAAAATTATCTTGTAGAAGGTGCAAATGTATCTATTCTTGCCCAGCGGCGCATAGGTAAGACGAGCCTTATGCATGAGACTGCAAAAAGACTTCCCGATGAGTTCATTCCACTTCATATAGATTTGCAAGCATGTAATACTGCCGCAGATTTGGTTAAGAAGGTGGCAGTTGCTACTAAGCCTTACGACAAATTATGGCGTAAAATACTTTCGCCTTTTAAAAACATGCTTGCTTCCACCAAGGACAATTTAGATTCCATAAGTGTAGATTCTTTCAAAATAAAATTTAAGGAAGGGGTCTCTGAAGACAACTGGCAGGATAAAGGAACCCAAGTTCTAGAAATTTTAGCCGATCATGAGAAAAGAGTGGTGCTTTTTATTGATGAGCTGCCTATTATGATTTCTCGTATGCTGGATGAATCTCCTGATCGTGGTAAAAATGAGGTGCATATCTTTTTATCTTGGCTTCGAGAGAAATCACAAAAGTATAAAGGTAAAATATCGATGGTGTTTGCCGGTTCCATAGGTCTTGAGCCCGTGCTGAACAGAGCGAAAATCAGTGCAGACATGAATCATTTGACCACTTTTAGATTGGAACCATGGCGCGATTCCGTAGCGTTGAGCTGTTTGCATGCTCTTGCAGCCCATCGTCAACTTAATTTGCCTGATGAATCTGCACGAAGGATGATTGAGTTACTAGGGTGCAATATCCCCTATCACGTGCAGCTCTTTTTTGCCAATGTCAGAGAACATATTCTGCTTACGAAACCCTCAGCACTTAAACCCGGCGTCATAAATGAAATTTTCCAAGAAAAAATGATTTCTTCGCGAGGGCATGCCGAATTGGTTCATATGGAAGAGCGTCTTGATAAAGAGCTTGATAAGGCGGAGTTGCAGCTGGCTAAAAGTATTTTGACACAAGCTGCTGTAATAGGATTTGTAGAATCAGGCGGGATGTGTAAACTGTTCGATCGTCACGCGTTTTCTAAAGAGGATCGAGTTAATATTTTGCCTAGACTGTGCGAGATTCTTGTTAGCGACGGATATTTAAAGAAGAATGAAGCCGGTAAATATGTATTTGTATCAAATCTGCTGCATAAGTGGTGGGAGAATAAGTATAAAGATTTTTTTGAGACGGTATAGGGGAATATTATGAGCGGTAAAATTGTTAAATACAATCCATCTTTTTTGAATGACCAAGAGCTGATAGATTCATTTGTTGTACGGCATGGTTTTCTTGAACTTCTTTTGGAAGTTATCCGCGAGAACACGCACCAAAATAACCAACATGTAATTGCAATCGGTCCTCGCGGCAGTGGAAAAACAACTTTACTTCGTCGTGTGATTGCGGAAATCCGCCAGCAAAAAGAGCTAAGCGACCTCTGGTATCCTTTACCTTTTGGTGAAGAAAGCTATGAAATCGCCTCTGCCGGAGAATTCTGGCTGGAGGCTCTTCACCATCTCGGTGGGCTTACCGGTGATCCCAGCTGGGGTAAGGCTTATGACGAATTGCTTGGAGAACATGACGAAAAAAGGCTGCAAGAACGTTGCCTGTCTAGGCTACTTGACTTTGCGGATAAATGCGGCAAGCGGTTATTGCTTGTAGTTGAGAATCTCAACCTTATGCTTGGTGAACAGCTTGAAGATATAGACGCATGGGCATTACGAGAGACTCTGATGCACGAGCCGCGAATAATGTTACTAGGATCAGCCACCGCCAGTTTTGCGGCTATTACGGATCAGAATCAGGCTATGTTCGAGCTTTTTCGCGTATTTCATATGTCGCGACTTACAGTCGAAGAATGCCAAAAGGTCTGGAGCCAAGTGGCAGGGCAAGACATAACAGAAAAGCAGGCTAGAGCTGTACAAATTCTTACAGGTGGAAATCCCCGTCTATTAACAATTCTATCTTTATTCGGGTCGACTCGCTCATTTCGCTCATTAATGGATGATTTATCCTTGCTGGTAGATGAACACACTGATTATTTTAAGTCCAATTTTGAAAGCCTTCCCCCAAAAGAACGCAAAGTCTTCGCGTGCTTGGCATCGCTTTGGGAAGACAGCCTCTCCAGTGAAATTGCCAGAGCCGCCCGCATGACAACAAGTCAGGTCAGTGCACAGCTGAAACGTTTGGAAAGTCGCGGATGTGTACGGGTTGTGAGTAATGAAAAAGGCAAAAAAAGATATCAACTGGCTGAACGGTTATACAATATTTATTATTTAATGAGACGAAGCCAAAACGATGGCAGAGTTAAAGCTGTAGTATACTTTATGCGTCAATTTTACGGGCAGGAGCGTTTGCACGAAGCCATGAGTATTATCGCCAGCGAAGCCTGCCAAATGAAAGATGGAGAACGACAGGATCATTACCGTGCCTTTCAAATTTTTTGTAATTATCCAGAAGCAAAAGATAAATTACAGCTTTTCCGAGAGGCCATATCTCCAGCCTTCCGAGAACTTCCGGATCTTCCAGATAGTGTAAAGAAATTGCTCAAGCCGGATGTTAAAAATGAAGAACTTTTTAAAATAGCTAAGGATATCAACAAGAGTCTCAATGCTGCTAACTGGAATGATGCCGAAGAAAAATTACGCCGGTATGTTGAATTAGATTCTAATGAGGCTAAAGGGTGGGGGGTTTTAGGAGAGAGACTCGTCCAAATAGGCCAGTCAGATGAAGGGATTAAATGCTTACGCAAGGCTATTGAATTAGCTCCTAATTTAGTAGCAGCTTGGTTTGCTCTTGGGGGCACCCTTATCTTTGACTTAAATAGACAAAGTGAAGGATATGAGTGTCTCAAAAAAGCTGCAGCCATTGAGCAAAATATATTTTGTAATAATCCATACCTCCTCAATAAAATACGAAGCACTGATGTTTCAATGGAAACTCTTGAAAATATTTTAAATTCTACGAATAGGCCGGGCGATTTATTAAATAATATTGCTTGCGCCGTGATGGATAAAATGAACAAAAGCGACTATGAGGATATGGCTACAATTGTCGCTTGGGCGAGAGAGAGTGTAGAAAAAACAGATGGGGAAAAATATACGCATGGCACTCTTGCTAGAGCTTTAGCCCTACAGGGTAATATCCTTGAAGCACTCCCACATGTTCAAACTGTTCTTGCTGACATTGAACTGGTTAACAACAATATTCAAGAGATGACGGACATACTCACTCTTGCCGCTGCCTTCGGTCACGGGCAAGAAGCTTTAGACCTGTTAGTCGCGTCACCCAGTTTAAATGCACTGGAACCTGTCGCCGTGGGGCTTAAGCAGTACTTAGGGCTTGACGTACAAGCTCCTCAAGAAGTTAAAGAAATTGGTGAAGATATCGTTAA from Desulfovibrio gilichinskyi carries:
- a CDS encoding ATP-binding protein; translation: MEDELVGEIGNYVTGDRFWGREDELELLQNYLVEGANVSILAQRRIGKTSLMHETAKRLPDEFIPLHIDLQACNTAADLVKKVAVATKPYDKLWRKILSPFKNMLASTKDNLDSISVDSFKIKFKEGVSEDNWQDKGTQVLEILADHEKRVVLFIDELPIMISRMLDESPDRGKNEVHIFLSWLREKSQKYKGKISMVFAGSIGLEPVLNRAKISADMNHLTTFRLEPWRDSVALSCLHALAAHRQLNLPDESARRMIELLGCNIPYHVQLFFANVREHILLTKPSALKPGVINEIFQEKMISSRGHAELVHMEERLDKELDKAELQLAKSILTQAAVIGFVESGGMCKLFDRHAFSKEDRVNILPRLCEILVSDGYLKKNEAGKYVFVSNLLHKWWENKYKDFFETV
- a CDS encoding AAA family ATPase, which translates into the protein MSGKIVKYNPSFLNDQELIDSFVVRHGFLELLLEVIRENTHQNNQHVIAIGPRGSGKTTLLRRVIAEIRQQKELSDLWYPLPFGEESYEIASAGEFWLEALHHLGGLTGDPSWGKAYDELLGEHDEKRLQERCLSRLLDFADKCGKRLLLVVENLNLMLGEQLEDIDAWALRETLMHEPRIMLLGSATASFAAITDQNQAMFELFRVFHMSRLTVEECQKVWSQVAGQDITEKQARAVQILTGGNPRLLTILSLFGSTRSFRSLMDDLSLLVDEHTDYFKSNFESLPPKERKVFACLASLWEDSLSSEIARAARMTTSQVSAQLKRLESRGCVRVVSNEKGKKRYQLAERLYNIYYLMRRSQNDGRVKAVVYFMRQFYGQERLHEAMSIIASEACQMKDGERQDHYRAFQIFCNYPEAKDKLQLFREAISPAFRELPDLPDSVKKLLKPDVKNEELFKIAKDINKSLNAANWNDAEEKLRRYVELDSNEAKGWGVLGERLVQIGQSDEGIKCLRKAIELAPNLVAAWFALGGTLIFDLNRQSEGYECLKKAAAIEQNIFCNNPYLLNKIRSTDVSMETLENILNSTNRPGDLLNNIACAVMDKMNKSDYEDMATIVAWARESVEKTDGEKYTHGTLARALALQGNILEALPHVQTVLADIELVNNNIQEMTDILTLAAAFGHGQEALDLLVASPSLNALEPVAVGLKQYLGLDVQAPQEVKEIGEDIVKNIEMWKEKRVLRIR
- a CDS encoding metallophosphoesterase; translation: MKSFTDIYNAGKNTESKEVSRRDFMKFSATTAAVLGLAPACLLTSCYQTDEGPDPFNNGTDERNLIVVISDLHMGADLTYAEINTNLVPLKHFLERIETSSNVKELVVNGDLLDEWFVPATVDTYEGYNQFDFVERIAAANKDVIAVFNRIIFAGKITVTYVPGNHDLTITAANVENILPGIVQARDAGLLGLGTYSPTGCPQVAIEHGHRYNFFCAPDSISNQVAAPGTIMPPGYFFTRIAALHVVQKCTNGADVVPTVTDPLTTVSQNLLYKYWQQWKWALGVFSIKNLFSDSIIVTNVNGFTATYSVNDLLPSQPGGVGPISVNLYNGIQDNWAARCVLNNVPVPLDAGNAIDKSASAAETDRMSSVQYFMNAGSDKRIVVFGHSHVPTLFSSKNYKDEKTIYVNSGTWIDHNPNRTTTNFVVITPQSSEESSQTSVVLYNFENEYVTEMARESVRV